A stretch of Cucumis sativus cultivar 9930 chromosome 2, Cucumber_9930_V3, whole genome shotgun sequence DNA encodes these proteins:
- the LOC101203899 gene encoding uncharacterized protein LOC101203899 codes for MENKLISFHPEIRRIALTVLSKANKLVWTRFDLVWFCSESGSKPSLGQIVWASSIGLIIVAAMHYRIRKLRVQRIIPRLKVSDTGRVEKLESFPHYVARQMGFKDIHECPHLCKLASEYIAKSEECEDDIYSFFSSELHADSLFVKLVEEFERCILSYFAFHWNQTDIMISQILSSDHQEPKKKLRSIVMAATREQRFERVTKNLKVARVFTTLVEEMKAMGLASTDDSQCTEVMVPMAHADRSPMLLFMGGGMGAGKSTVLKDILKEPFWVGAGPNAVVIEADAFKESDVIYRALNSTGHHHDMLQTAELVHQSSTDAASSLLVTALNEGRDVIMDGTLSWVPFVVQTITMARNVHRRRYRMGAGYKVGDDGTVTENYWERIEDQEPDQVGGKRRKPYRIELVGVVCDAYLAVIRGIRRALMCRRAVRVKSQLKSHKRFANAFLTYCQYVDNARLYCTNALEGPPKFIGWKDKDKTLLVDPEEIKCLRTVGSLNEDASSIHELYKKPSPACESGSVWKDIVLSPSRLTIQQELKYCIKKVEILKSLGQNGAAGFLHHS; via the exons ATGGAAAATAAGCTGATTTCTTTCCATCCAGAGATCAGAAGAATCGCCTTGACTGTGTTATCCAAAGCAAATAAGCTT GTCTGGACTCGATTtgatttggtttggttttgttcAGAAAGTGGCAGCAAACCCAGTTTAGGGCAGATTGTTTGGGCTTCTTCGATTGGATTGATCATTGTTGCAGCAATGCATTATCGGATTCGGAAGCTACGAGTTCAAAGGATCATCCCTCGTTTGAAAGTTTCGGATACGGGCCGCGTTGAAAAGCTTGAGAGCTTTCCCCATTATGTAG CAAGGCAAATGGGATTTAAAGATATACATGAGTGCCCACACCTTTGCAAGTTGGCTTCGGAGTACATAGCTAAATCAGAAGAATGTGAAGATGAtatctattcatttttctcaagTGAGCTCCATGCAGATTCACTTTTTGTCAAACTGGTGGAAGAGTTTGAGAGATGCATTCTCAGTTATTTTGCTTTCCATTGGAACCAAACAGATATTATGATTAGTCAG attttgagtTCTGACCACCAGGAGCCAAAAAAGAAGCTTAGAAGCATTGTTATGGCTGCAACCAG GGAACAGAGGTTTGAGAGGGTAACAAAGAACCTGAAAGTTGCAAGAGTCTTTACAACTTTGGTTGAGGAGATGAAAGCAATGGGACTCGCATCCACGGACGACTCTCAATGCACAGAGGTGATGGTTCCAATGGCTCATGCTGATAGAAGTCCGATGCTCTTGTTCATGGGGGGCGGTATGGGGGCGGGGAAGAGTACTGTGCTTAAGGACATTCTCAAAGA GCCATTCTGGGTGGGAGCAGGACCTAATGCAGTTGTAATTGAAGCAGATGCTTTTAAAGAATCAGATGTCATTTATAGAGCTCTTAACTCGACTGGTCACCATCATGACATGCTCCAAACTGCTGAACTG GTGCACCAATCATCCACAGATGCAGCTTCATCGCTTCTAGTGACAGCATTGAATGAAGGACGAGACGTAATCATGGATGGAACATTGTCGTGGGTACCATTCGTAGTTCAAACCATTACGATGGCTCGGAATGTCCATCGTCGACGTTATCGAATGGGAGCTGGCTATAAGGTTGGCGACGATGGCACGGTAACTGAAAACTATTGGGAACGAATAGAAGATCAAGAACCAGACCAAGTTGGGGGCAAGAGAAGAAAACCATACAGGATTGAACTTGTTGGAGTTGTTTGTGATGCTTATTTAGCTGTCATAAGAGGCATAAG GAGAGCTCTCATGTGTAGAAGAGCTGTAAGAGTAAAATCTCAACTGAAATCCCACAAAAGATTTGCAAATGCGTTCTTGACATATTGCCAATATGTTGATAATGCAAGGCTATATTGCACCAATGCTTTGGAAGGCCCACCAAAG TTCATTGGATGGAAAGACAAAGACAAGACATTATTGGTTGATCCGGAGGAAATAAAGTGTCTAAGAACTGTTGGTAGTTTAAATGAAGATGCAAGTTCCATACATGAACTTTATAAAAAACCAAGTCCTGCTTGTGAATCTGGATCAGTTTGGAAAGACATTGTGTTATCACCTTCGAGGTTAACCATCCAACAAGAACTGAAATATTGCATCAAGAAAGTTGAGATTTTGAAATCATTAGGCCAAAATGGAGCAGCTGGATTTCTACATCATTCCTAA
- the LOC101204147 gene encoding pentatricopeptide repeat-containing protein MRL1, chloroplastic: MEVFFPSNPQSLTFNPCLPLNSPSSFSYSRLRFVRRQFLGSSHNLRPPDALRSRRRCRNLGLFVQSPRCILRATFSSNPVLIVVAVVTFSAVSFIYMNLNRRKKNAVERSRSPKLALSQLGRGINWSVDGHMMGFRDHHGDFLEQNIAVKDRTEEKSYSGEEETVLQLQKSGLSHEASVTETLPPSVSEVTTSKDSDSLFSDESEATDPSLLSAIFESGVLQPLIFANDMTDLRLNGSHVKSHSELPVVVDTTELPPVTGPLYSVYDQVTQHLKEDGELLKEEKFNSSNFQIEEPAREDIYMFYEDTKSSNQTETSSRTSHLYNQKFSSLMVNGVSRVAELVLEDSLPVAGYVQREVPDVRYKEGSSGNRKKSGGNNISRHGERKEPSLHKGKVVNGLPHPNGKHVHYKNLDVDQYKSYNQCLKGGRLHDCIRILQDMEKEGILDMNKIYHGKFFNICKSKKAVQEAFQYTALIQNPTLSTFNMLMSVCASSQDSERAFQVVRLVQEAGMKADCKLYTTLISTCGKSGKVDAMFEVFHRMVNAGVEPNVHTYGALIDGCARAAQVAKAFGVYGIMRSKNVKPDRVVFNALITACGQSGAVDRAFDVLAEMGAELHPIEPDHITIGALMKACANAGQVDRAREVYKMIHDYKIKGTPEVYTIAVNCCSQSCDWDFASNIYQDMTRKGVQPDEIFLSALIDVAGHAGKLDAAFEVLGEAKTLGIRVGIVSYSSLMGACSNAKNWQKALALYEDLKSMKLRLTVSTVNALITALSDGEQLQMAMDILTEMKELGLSPNNITYSILTAASDRNNDLEIALMLLSQAKEDGIVPTLTMYRCIIGMCLRRIADPSSLDRPLMSLDSTLPQVDSKWTAQALKVYREIIEAGIVPSIDVLSQVLGCLQIPHDPALKSRLIENIGVSADSSRSSSLCSLIDGFGEYDPRAFSLFEEAASLGVAPFVSLKGNPIVVDAKELQIHTAEVYLLTVLKGLKHRLAAGSRLPNIMILLSNETTEILFSKGERTINLSGRVGQAVAALLRRLGLPYQGNESSGKIRINGLALRRWLQPKLSDSLSGKPGEFGTFQSRLRKGISHQQRDIRIGNLSLD, translated from the exons ATGGAGGTTTTCTTCCCTTCCAACCCTCAATCCCTCACCTTCAATCCATGTCTTCCTCTCAATTCTCCTTCCTCCTTCTCCTACTCTCGCCTCCGCTTCGTCCGCCGTCAATTCCTTGGCTCTTCTCACAATCTCCGCCCTCCCGATGCCCTGCGCTCTCGTCGAAGGTGCCGGAACCTTGGCCTCTTTGTTCAATCTCCCAGGTGCATTCTCCGAGCTACCTTCAGTTCCAATCCGGTTCTCATCGTTGTTGCTGTCGTTACTTTCTCTGCTGTCTCCTTCATTTACATGAATTTAaatagaaggaagaagaatgcGGTTGAG CGTTCCCGATCTCCAAAGCTTGCATTATCCCAACTAGGTAGAGGCATCAACTGGTCTGTTGATGGTCATATGATGGGCTTTAGGGATCACCATGGCGACTTTTTGGAGCAGAACATTGCCGTAAAGGATAGAACTGAGGAGAAGAGTTATTCTGGGGAAGAAGAGACTGTTCTACAGCTTCAAAAATCTGGCCTGTCACATGAGGCCAGCGTCACTGAGACATTGCCGCCTTCTGTTTCTGAGGTTACTACTTCTAAGGATAGTGATTCTCTGTTTTCAGATGAAAGTGAAGCAACAgatccttctcttctttctgcTATATTTGAATCTGGTGTCTTGCAGCCTCTTATTTTCGCCAATGACATGACTGACTTACGACTGAATGGATCTCATGTCAAATCCCACTCTGAATTGCCTGTTGTGGTTGATACAACTGAGCTTCCACCTGTAACTGGTCCTTTATATAGTGTGTATGATCAAGTTActcaacatttaaaagaagatgGTGAGCTtctaaaagaggaaaaattcAATAGTTCCAACTTTCAAATTGAAGAACCGGCTAGAGAAGATATTTACATGTTCTATGAAGATACAAAGTCAAGTAATCAAACAGAAACTTCTTCTCGTACTTCTCATCTATACAACcaaaaattttcttcattgaTGGTTAATGGTGTCTCCAGAGTGGCAGAATTAGTGTTAGAGGATTCTCTTCCAGTTGCAG GGTATGTTCAAAGAGAAGTACCTGATGTTAGATATAAGGAAGGTTCTTCAGGAAACAGAAAAAAATCTGGTGGCAACAATATTTCAAGACATggggaaagaaaagaacccAGTCTGCATAAAGGAAAAGTTGTGAATGGGTTACCCCATCCAAACGGGAAGCATGTTCATTACAAAAATCTTGATGTAGATCaatataaatcatataatCAATGTCTGAAAGGTGGAAG GCTGCACGACTGCATCAGAATACTTCAAGATATGGAAAAAGAAGGGATATTGGATATGAATAAG ATTTATCATGGGaagtttttcaatatttgCAAGAGTAAAAAGGCTGTTCAGGAAGCTTTTCAGTACACCGCACTTATTCAAAACCCCACATTGAGTACATTCAATATGCTCATGTCTGTATGTGCAAGTTCTCAAGATTCTGAAA GAGCTTTCCAAGTTGTGCGGCTTGTCCAGGAGGCTGGAATGAAAGCAGATTGCAAACTGTACACTACTTTAATCTCAACATGTGGCAAAAGTGGAAAAGTGGATGCAATGTTTGAA GTATTCCACCGAATGGTTAATGCTGGTGTGGAACCTAACGTTCACACATATGGGGCACTTATTGATGGTTGTGCAAGAGCAGCTCAAGTCGCAAAGGCATTTGGCGTGTATGGGATAATGAGGTCAAAG AACGTGAAGCCAGACAGAGTTGTATTCAATGCACTTATCACTGCATGTGGTCAGTCAGGCGCAGTGGATCGTGCTTTTGACGTGCTTGCAGAAATGGGGGCTGAGTTACATCCTATAGAGCCGGATCATATTACAATTGGTGCTTTGATGAAGGCATGTGCAAATGCTGGTCAg GTTGATCGAGCAAGAGAAGTGTACAAGATGATCCATGATTATAAGATTAAGGGCACACCAGAGGTTTACACCATTGCTGTTAATTGTTGCAGTCAATCTTGTGATTGGGACTTTGCATCCAATATATATCAAGATATGACCAGGAAAGGAGTGCAACCTGATGAG ATTTTTCTCAGTGCATTAATAGATGTTGCAGGCCATGCTGGTAAGCTGGATGCTGCCTTTGAAGTCTTAGGAGAAGCCAAGACACTAGGGATACGTGTTGGCATTGTGTCATATAGTTCTTTGATGGGTGCCTGTAGCAAT GCTAAAAACTGGCAGAAGGCCTTGGCACTGTATGAGGATCTCAAGTCTATGAAATTGAGGCTAACTGTATCAACTGTAAACGCACTAATAACTGCACTGT CTGATGGGGAACAACTACAAATGGCTATGGATATTCTAACTGAAATGAAGGAATTAGGACTCTCCCCAAACAATATTACATACTCCATACTTACGGCAGCGAGTGACAG GAATAATGATTTAGAAATTGCCCTGATGCTTCTCTCTCAAGCCAAAGAGGATGGGATTGTGCCAACCTTAACCATGTATAGGTGCATAATTG GCATGTGCTTACGAAGAATTGCAGATCCATCCTCCCTTGATAGACCACTCATGTCACTGGACTCTACACTGCCTCAAGTCGATAGTAAGTG GACAGCACAGGCCTTAAAGGTGTACCGGGAAATAATTGAAGCCGGAATTGTTCCTAGCATTGACGTTTTATCTCAAGTTTTGGGGTGCTTGCAGATTCCTCATGATCCCGCTTTAAAAAGTAGACTCATAGAAAACATAGGAGTAAGTGCTGACTCATCAAGATCTTCAAGTCTCTGCTCCTTGATAGATGGCTTTGGTGAATATGACCCTCGTGCATTTTCACTGTTTGAG GAAGCTGCTTCACTTGGAGTAGCTCCATTTGTATCCTTAAAAGGAAATCCTATTGTTGTAGATGCCAAGGAGTTGCAGATTCATACAGCTGAG GTTTACCTCTTGACAGTTTTGAAAGGTCTCAAACATCGTCTTGCCGCTG GTTCAAGGTTACCGAACATAATGATCTTACTGTCGAATGAGACAACGGAAATTCTCTTTTCAAAGGGGGAGAGAACCATTAATCTTTCGGGAAG GGTTGGACAAGCAGTTGCGGCATTGTTGAGAAGACTTGGGCTTCCTTACCAGGGGAATGAATCAAGTGGAAAAATCAGAATCAATGGTTTGGCCTTGAGAAGATGGTTACAACCGAAACTTTCCGATTCTCTAAGTGGAAAACCAGGAGAGTTCGGCACGTTTCAGTCACGTCTAAGAAAAGGAATAAGCCACCAGCAGCGTGATATTCGCATTGGGAACCTATCTTTGGATTAA
- the LOC101208503 gene encoding aquaporin TIP1-2, producing MFEIQMWKAAMTELVATSLLIFCLTTSIVSCLNSHQSDPKLLIPIAVFIILFLFLVVTFPLSGGFLSPIFAFIAALHGVITFTRATIYILAQCLGSILAFLMIKDAMNPDVADKYSLGGCTIRGTGETPGLSLTTALVLEFACTFVVLYVGVTVVLDQKMSEQFGLPMVCGMIAASSAVAVFVSTTITGRAGYGGVGLSPARCLGPAVLRGGLLWEGHWVFWVGPFVACVVYYGFSMNLPKGLPVGAKGEIGILKMVGGCCRRRRQKFKGKLRENVNQLCN from the coding sequence ATGTTTGAAATACAGATGTGGAAAGCAGCAATGACTGAATTAGTAGCAACGTCCCTTCTAATATTTTGCTTAACAACTTCCATCGTCTCATGCTTGAACTCACACCAATCAGATCCAAAGCTCTTAATCCCAATCGCCGTTTTCAtcatcctcttcctcttcctcgtCGTCACTTTCCCTCTTTCCGGTGGCTTCCTAAGCCCCATCTTCGCTTTCATCGCCGCCCTCCACGGCGTCATTACCTTCACACGTGCCACCATCTACATTCTCGCCCAATGTCTTGGCTCCATTCTCGCCTTCCTCATGATCAAAGATGCAATGAATCCCGATGTAGCTGACAAATACTCTCTCGGCGGCTGCACCATCCGTGGCACCGGCGAAACTCCCGGCCTCAGCCTCACCACGGCTCTCGTCCTTGAATTCGCTTGCACATTCGTCGTTCTCTACGTCGGAGTCACGGTGGTGCTCGACCAGAAGATGAGCGAGCAGTTTGGTTTGCCAATGGTGTGTGGGATGATTGCGGCGAGTTCGGCAGTGGCAGTTTTTGTGTCGACGACGATCACCGGGCGAGCAGGGTACGGTGGGGTGGGGCTGAGTCCGGCGAGGTGTTTGGGGCCAGCGGTGTTAAGAGGAGGGCTGTTGTGGGAGGGGCATTGGGTGTTTTGGGTGGGGCCGTTCGTGGCGTGTGTGGTTTATTATGGATTTTCGATGAATTTGCCGAAGGGACTGCCGGTTGGAGCGAAAGGAGAAATTGGGATTTTGAAGATGGTCGGCGGTTGTTGCCGGCGGCGTCGCCAAAAGTTTAAGGGAAAACTGAGGGAAAATGTTAATCAACTTTGTAATTGA
- the LOC101206804 gene encoding ER lumen protein-retaining receptor erd-2.2 produces the protein MRPARNPIHIASVWVRRQPPKVKAFMAVVLGMLTLVVLRFIVHDHDNLFVAAEALHSIGILVLIYKLTKERTCAGLSLKSQELTAIFLAVRLYCSFVMEFDIHTLLDLATLATTLWVIYMIRFKLKSSYMEDKDNFALYYVIAPCAVLALLIHPSTSHHFVNRVFWAFCVYLEAVSVLPQLRVMQNTKIVEPFTAHYVFALGIARFLSCAHWVLQVLDSRGHLLVALGYGLWPSMVLISEIVQTFILADFCYYYVKSVLGGQLVIRLPSGVV, from the exons ATGAGGCCGGCAAGAAATCCGATCCACATCGCGTCGGTATGGGTCCGGCGACAGCCGCCGAAGGTGAAGGCCTTTATGGCCGTCGTGCTTGGCATGCTAACTTTGGTGGTACTTCGATTCATCGTTCACGATCATGACAATCTATTTGTCGCTGCCGAGGCATTGCACTCAATTGGGATTTTGGTTCTCATCTATAAGCTCACCAAAGAGAGAACTTGTGCTG GATTATCGCTCAAGTCTCAGGAGTTAACTGCCATTTTCTTGGCTGTGAGGTTGTATTGTAGTTTTGTTATGGAGTTTGATATACACACCCTGTTAGATTTAGCAACACTGGCCACAACCTTGTGGGTGATATATATGATCCGTTTCAAACTCAAGTCAAGCTACATGGAGGATAAAGACAACTTTGCATTATATTATGTG ATAGCACCTTGTGCTGTATTGGCTTTACTTATTCATCCATCAACTTCTCATCACTTTGTTAACAGAGTTTTCTGGGCATTTTGTGTGTATCTGGAAGCTGTTTCAGTGTTGCCCCAGTTGCGAGTGATGCAGAACACTAAG ATTGTCGAACCGTTTACTGCTCACTATGTATTTGCATTGGGTATTGCAAGATTCCTTAGCTGCGCTCATTGGGTTCTCcag GTATTGGATAGTCGTGGACACCTTTTAGTAGCTCTCGGTTATGGGTTATGGCCATCTATGGTTCTAATCTCAGAAATTGTGCAGACTTTTATCCTAGCTGACTTCTGTTACTATTATGTGAAGAG CGTTTTGGGGGGACAGCTCGTCATCCGACTCCCATCTGGAGTGGTGTGA